One stretch of Natronoarchaeum philippinense DNA includes these proteins:
- a CDS encoding 30S ribosomal protein S19e, giving the protein MTTLYDVPAEALIDALAEDLADRIEEPDWAEFAATGVEAELPPEQDDFWETRAASLLRKVAVDGPVGVERLSTQYGGSKNGSNRYRVAPDKRVDGSKKIIRTILQQLEEEDLIETAEGEGRRVTADGQSLLDETAEEVMEDLDRPELEKYA; this is encoded by the coding sequence ATGACGACGCTCTACGACGTTCCCGCGGAAGCGCTCATCGACGCGCTCGCGGAGGACCTCGCCGATCGAATCGAGGAACCCGACTGGGCCGAGTTCGCCGCCACCGGCGTCGAGGCCGAACTGCCCCCCGAGCAGGACGATTTCTGGGAGACTCGCGCGGCCAGCCTGCTCCGCAAAGTCGCCGTCGACGGCCCCGTCGGCGTCGAGCGCCTCTCGACGCAGTACGGCGGCTCCAAGAACGGCTCGAACCGCTACCGCGTCGCGCCCGACAAGCGCGTCGACGGCAGCAAGAAGATCATCCGCACCATCCTCCAGCAGCTCGAAGAGGAAGACCTCATCGAGACCGCAGAAGGCGAGGGCCGCCGCGTCACCGCCGACGGCCAAAGCCTGCTCGACGAGACGGCCGAGGAGGTCATGGAGGACCTCGACCGCCCCGAGCTCGAGAAGTACGCCTAA
- a CDS encoding DUF7123 family protein: MSATSQSSTDGEQPTTASKEQRLQQYLAEKATDGELYFKSKFIADEVGLSAKEIGALMVKLSKSCTNLEIEKWSYTSATTWRVEPA; this comes from the coding sequence ATGAGCGCCACATCACAGTCCTCCACGGACGGCGAGCAGCCCACGACCGCGAGCAAAGAACAGCGCCTCCAGCAGTATCTCGCCGAGAAGGCGACCGACGGCGAGCTCTACTTCAAGAGCAAGTTCATCGCCGACGAGGTCGGCCTCTCCGCCAAGGAGATCGGCGCCCTCATGGTCAAGTTGAGCAAGTCGTGTACGAACCTCGAGATCGAGAAGTGGTCCTACACGAGCGCGACGACGTGGCGCGTCGAGCCCGCGTAA
- a CDS encoding DUF6517 family protein, with protein MSSNRRRFLAGTGTALSGALAGCTGFILGNDALEVSANKATVAQSALDDTEYEENTVEKVDIERTFEVGGQERTVVASNWQAEYDRSVNVSGFDSFRGAKFIAFSTPQVEIDIADRTLNPVGDKSHRDLVKLVQDSYEGLEDVTGVGEYTTSILGSQATVGEYEGEATFAGTGQTVDLTLHVTNPVAHGEDFIVCVGAYPNYPPLTDGEADNIETLFGGVEH; from the coding sequence ATGTCATCAAACCGCCGGCGGTTTCTAGCGGGGACAGGCACCGCGTTGAGCGGGGCACTCGCGGGGTGTACCGGGTTCATTCTGGGCAACGACGCTCTGGAAGTGTCGGCCAACAAAGCGACGGTCGCACAGAGCGCGCTCGACGACACGGAGTACGAGGAAAACACCGTCGAGAAAGTCGATATCGAGCGGACGTTCGAGGTCGGCGGCCAAGAGCGGACGGTCGTGGCCTCGAACTGGCAGGCAGAGTACGACCGCTCTGTCAACGTCAGTGGGTTCGATAGCTTCCGCGGAGCAAAGTTCATCGCGTTCTCGACGCCGCAGGTCGAGATCGACATCGCCGACAGGACGCTCAACCCCGTCGGCGACAAGAGCCACCGGGATCTGGTAAAGCTGGTTCAAGACAGCTACGAAGGCCTCGAAGACGTTACCGGCGTCGGCGAGTACACCACCAGCATCCTCGGCAGCCAAGCGACGGTCGGCGAGTACGAGGGCGAGGCGACGTTCGCCGGCACGGGCCAGACCGTCGATCTCACGTTACACGTCACGAATCCCGTAGCACACGGCGAGGACTTTATCGTCTGCGTGGGCGCGTACCCGAACTACCCGCCGTTGACTGACGGCGAGGCCGACAACATCGAGACGCTGTTCGGCGGCGTAGAGCACTAG
- a CDS encoding DNA-binding protein encodes MSPSPDDDEIEEIRKKKMEQLKEQQGGESAQEAQQARQEQADAQKKALLRQNLTDGARKRLNTVKMSKPDFGEQVERQVVALAQSGRVQGQIDEDQMKDLLRELKPDSQSFNISRR; translated from the coding sequence ATGAGCCCCAGCCCAGACGACGATGAGATCGAGGAGATCCGCAAGAAGAAGATGGAACAGCTCAAAGAACAACAGGGCGGCGAAAGCGCTCAAGAGGCCCAGCAAGCCCGCCAAGAGCAGGCCGACGCCCAGAAGAAGGCGCTCCTCCGGCAGAACCTCACCGACGGCGCCCGCAAGCGGCTCAACACGGTCAAGATGTCCAAGCCCGACTTCGGCGAGCAGGTCGAGCGTCAGGTGGTCGCGCTGGCCCAGAGCGGCCGCGTGCAGGGCCAGATCGACGAAGACCAGATGAAAGACCTCCTCCGGGAACTCAAGCCCGACTCCCAGAGCTTCAACATCAGCCGGCGCTGA
- a CDS encoding DUF424 domain-containing protein: protein MILNERETDEGLLVAVCDRDALGETYESGEMSLTVTEEFYGGERVDEEAVVESLARANVANIVGTESVELAIEHGFVEEGNVLEVGSTLHAQMLRIA from the coding sequence GTGATTCTCAACGAGCGCGAGACCGACGAGGGGCTGCTGGTCGCGGTCTGTGACCGGGACGCGCTCGGCGAAACCTACGAGAGCGGCGAGATGTCCTTGACCGTCACCGAGGAGTTCTACGGCGGCGAGCGCGTCGACGAGGAGGCCGTCGTCGAGAGCCTCGCCCGAGCCAACGTCGCAAACATCGTCGGTACCGAGTCGGTCGAACTCGCTATCGAACACGGGTTCGTCGAGGAGGGCAACGTCCTCGAAGTGGGATCGACGCTCCACGCCCAAATGCTTCGGATCGCCTGA
- a CDS encoding site-2 protease family protein: protein MSGPEWTDQGPPTSAFADTFYVYEVREDGDRIEYFGTPLLPRQRVLEELWPAFQKEGYELSYERKYGETVLVAEPADDGEVSDVPWTNIVLFLATVVSTLLVGAAWYQIDVTSGPLAVLRAWPFAAAVMGVFGVHEMGHYVMSRYHGVRASLPYFIPVPTLFGTMGAVIKMKGQMPDRKALFDIGVAGPLAGLAATFVVTIIGLQLEPVATVEPAARSGEAVLLRLNHPPLLDALAALTGQADQTNYHPVVVGGWLGMFITFLNMIPVGQLDGGHVSRAMFGEYQETLAAAVPGALIALGGYLHFVGDVSLNSVGIWFLWGAIALFMSLVGAVRPIDDSSLGRKRFAVGVVTFVLAGLCFTPVPIEMIG, encoded by the coding sequence ATGTCCGGACCGGAGTGGACCGATCAGGGGCCGCCAACATCGGCGTTCGCGGACACGTTCTACGTCTACGAAGTCCGGGAGGACGGCGACCGCATCGAGTACTTCGGGACGCCGCTGCTACCGCGCCAGCGCGTCCTCGAAGAACTCTGGCCGGCGTTCCAGAAGGAAGGGTACGAACTCAGCTACGAACGCAAGTACGGCGAGACGGTACTGGTCGCCGAACCGGCCGATGACGGCGAGGTATCCGACGTGCCGTGGACGAACATCGTCCTGTTTCTGGCGACGGTCGTCTCGACGCTGCTGGTCGGGGCAGCGTGGTACCAGATCGACGTGACGAGTGGCCCGCTGGCGGTTCTCCGGGCATGGCCATTCGCCGCCGCGGTGATGGGCGTGTTCGGCGTCCACGAGATGGGCCACTACGTGATGAGCCGGTACCACGGCGTCCGCGCGTCGCTGCCGTATTTCATCCCGGTGCCGACGCTGTTTGGAACGATGGGCGCGGTCATCAAGATGAAAGGCCAGATGCCCGACCGCAAAGCGCTGTTCGACATCGGTGTCGCGGGGCCGCTGGCCGGGCTGGCGGCCACGTTCGTCGTGACGATCATCGGCCTCCAGTTGGAGCCGGTAGCGACGGTCGAACCGGCCGCCAGAAGCGGCGAGGCTGTGTTACTCCGGCTCAACCATCCGCCGCTGCTGGATGCGCTGGCAGCGCTGACCGGACAGGCCGACCAGACGAACTACCATCCAGTCGTCGTCGGCGGCTGGCTCGGCATGTTCATCACGTTCCTGAACATGATCCCGGTCGGCCAGCTCGACGGCGGGCACGTCTCTCGGGCGATGTTCGGCGAGTACCAAGAGACGCTCGCCGCGGCGGTCCCCGGCGCGCTGATCGCGCTCGGCGGCTACCTGCACTTCGTCGGCGACGTGTCGCTCAACAGCGTCGGGATCTGGTTCCTCTGGGGCGCGATCGCGCTGTTCATGTCGCTGGTCGGCGCCGTCCGTCCGATCGACGACTCGTCGCTCGGCCGCAAGCGGTTCGCCGTCGGCGTCGTCACGTTCGTGCTCGCGGGGCTGTGTTTCACGCCGGTGCCGATCGAGATGATCGGATAA
- the thpR gene encoding RNA 2',3'-cyclic phosphodiesterase, with translation MGRRLFVSVDLPDEFADDIAAVQARFEDADGLSFTDPEQAHVTMKFLGDVDEDRVEAVGDAVAEAVAAADVEPFRARYEGLGVFPSLEYISVLWLGVTAGNDELSRLHDAIEDRTTALGFDAEGHEFTPHVTLARMEHAGGKELVQRGVREWTPTVGEATVDAVCLTESELTSEGPVYSTVERFPF, from the coding sequence ATGGGACGGCGACTGTTCGTCAGCGTCGATCTGCCTGATGAGTTCGCGGACGATATCGCGGCAGTACAGGCGCGATTCGAGGATGCCGACGGCCTCTCGTTTACCGATCCCGAACAGGCCCACGTCACGATGAAGTTTCTCGGTGATGTCGACGAGGACCGCGTCGAAGCCGTCGGCGACGCCGTTGCCGAGGCTGTCGCGGCCGCCGATGTCGAACCGTTTCGCGCCCGGTACGAGGGGCTCGGCGTCTTTCCGTCGCTGGAGTACATTTCGGTCCTGTGGCTCGGCGTCACTGCGGGTAACGACGAGCTGAGCCGGCTTCACGATGCCATCGAAGACCGGACGACAGCACTCGGGTTCGACGCCGAAGGGCACGAGTTCACGCCACACGTCACGCTCGCGCGGATGGAACACGCCGGCGGCAAAGAACTGGTCCAGCGCGGCGTCCGCGAGTGGACGCCGACGGTCGGCGAGGCGACAGTCGACGCTGTCTGTCTCACCGAGAGCGAACTGACGAGCGAGGGGCCTGTCTATTCGACCGTCGAGCGATTCCCGTTCTGA
- the thiL gene encoding thiamine-phosphate kinase, whose product MDEREALTMLAADLDDAGDDAAIVDGLVVTTDMLHERTDFPDGTTRYTAGWRAVGASLSDVAAMGARATAAVAVYAAPEFDREELRAFVAGASDVCDAVDAAYVGGDLDGHDEFTVATTALGETDDPIPRSGAESGDAVCVTGTLGRSAAALELFDAGEHERANDLFRFEPRVAAGRALAADATAMMDSSDGLARSLHQLAEASACGFEIEGDAVPIDDAVDEVSDDDAERREMGLSFGEDFELVVTVPDDRLDAAVERCPTPLTRVGTVVDSGVEIDGEPLPDRGFTHGDD is encoded by the coding sequence ATGGACGAGCGCGAGGCGCTGACGATGCTCGCGGCGGACCTTGACGACGCCGGCGACGACGCGGCGATTGTCGACGGGCTGGTCGTCACGACGGATATGCTCCACGAGCGGACGGACTTTCCCGACGGAACGACCCGCTACACTGCGGGCTGGCGAGCCGTCGGCGCATCGCTGTCGGACGTGGCCGCGATGGGTGCCCGAGCGACCGCCGCCGTCGCGGTGTACGCTGCCCCCGAGTTCGACCGCGAGGAACTGCGAGCGTTCGTCGCGGGCGCGAGCGATGTTTGTGACGCCGTCGACGCCGCCTACGTCGGCGGCGATCTGGACGGCCACGACGAGTTCACCGTCGCCACGACCGCGCTCGGCGAGACCGACGATCCGATCCCGCGATCGGGCGCCGAGTCCGGCGACGCGGTCTGTGTCACCGGGACGCTCGGCCGGAGCGCCGCCGCGCTCGAACTGTTCGATGCCGGCGAGCACGAACGCGCGAACGATCTCTTTCGGTTCGAGCCCCGCGTCGCCGCCGGCCGCGCGCTGGCCGCCGACGCCACCGCGATGATGGATTCCAGCGACGGCCTCGCCCGATCGCTCCACCAACTCGCCGAGGCCAGCGCGTGCGGCTTCGAGATCGAGGGTGACGCCGTCCCGATCGACGACGCCGTCGACGAGGTAAGCGATGACGACGCCGAGCGCCGCGAGATGGGCCTGTCCTTCGGCGAGGACTTCGAACTCGTCGTCACGGTTCCCGACGACCGACTCGACGCCGCCGTCGAGCGCTGCCCGACGCCGCTGACCCGGGTGGGGACTGTTGTGGACTCGGGCGTCGAGATCGACGGCGAACCGTTACCGGACCGTGGCTTCACGCACGGCGACGACTGA
- a CDS encoding ABC transporter permease subunit — protein sequence MNLAVVAQKDFEDAARSKMLWSLTGLLVVLIGIFYVGAWYFADDPGAAQLVQGLALPMQVIVPLVALIAGYMSIVGERRSGSIKVLLGLPPTRSDVVFGKLVGRSSVVATAILTGFVVAAVLSGLLIGGVPLADLAGLLVGSVLLGLAFVGIAVGVSAAVSSRGRAMSAVVSTYLLFLGFWDVLIGGVYRIATGAFPPSPIVPQQPVEPWALLLQRLNPMEAYGVVATALIDSRVFPLTLQFPIGINPTPNPEVSTADLVVGDLPFYLSDWFAAVVLLAWFAVPVVLGYLRFRGVDLG from the coding sequence ATGAACCTCGCTGTCGTCGCCCAAAAGGACTTCGAGGACGCCGCCCGCTCGAAGATGCTCTGGTCGCTGACGGGACTGCTCGTCGTGCTCATCGGCATCTTCTACGTCGGCGCGTGGTACTTCGCCGACGATCCCGGCGCGGCCCAGCTCGTACAGGGACTTGCCCTGCCGATGCAGGTGATCGTCCCGCTCGTGGCGCTGATCGCCGGCTACATGTCGATCGTCGGCGAGCGCCGGTCGGGGAGCATCAAGGTCCTGCTCGGGCTGCCGCCGACTCGGAGCGACGTGGTGTTCGGGAAGCTCGTCGGCCGCAGCAGCGTCGTTGCGACGGCGATTTTGACGGGGTTTGTCGTCGCCGCGGTCCTGAGCGGCCTGCTGATCGGCGGCGTCCCGCTGGCCGACCTCGCCGGCCTGCTCGTGGGCTCCGTACTGCTCGGACTCGCGTTCGTCGGCATCGCCGTCGGCGTCTCCGCGGCGGTGTCCTCCCGCGGTCGAGCGATGTCGGCAGTCGTCAGCACGTACCTCCTGTTCCTCGGGTTCTGGGACGTGCTGATCGGTGGCGTCTACCGGATTGCCACCGGCGCCTTCCCGCCGTCTCCGATCGTCCCCCAGCAGCCGGTCGAGCCGTGGGCGCTCCTCCTCCAGCGGCTCAACCCGATGGAGGCCTACGGCGTCGTCGCCACCGCGCTGATCGACAGCCGCGTGTTCCCGCTGACGCTGCAGTTCCCGATCGGTATCAACCCGACGCCGAATCCGGAGGTTTCGACGGCCGATCTCGTCGTCGGCGACCTGCCGTTTTACCTTTCGGACTGGTTCGCGGCGGTCGTCCTGCTCGCGTGGTTCGCTGTTCCCGTCGTGCTGGGCTACCTGCGATTCCGCGGCGTCGACCTCGGGTAG
- a CDS encoding DUF7411 family protein, with product MRLGLLYSGGKDSTLAALLLDQFYDVTLVTAHFGVTDDWKHAKATAERLDYEFERVELDGDVAEEAVEQLIEDGYPRNAIQSVHMHAIETVAGMDFEAVADGTRRDDRVPSVSRAQAQSLEDRRGVDYIAPLSGFGRGAVDRLVDATFDVTVGPSEEISRSDYEAELRALLAEKEGEAAISDVFPDHEQTYVTDVRTAGDE from the coding sequence ATGCGGCTCGGGCTGCTCTACAGCGGCGGGAAGGACTCGACGCTCGCGGCGTTGCTCCTCGACCAATTCTACGACGTGACGCTGGTGACGGCGCATTTCGGCGTCACCGACGACTGGAAACACGCCAAGGCAACCGCCGAGCGACTGGACTACGAGTTCGAGCGCGTCGAACTCGACGGCGACGTGGCCGAGGAGGCGGTCGAACAGCTAATCGAGGATGGCTATCCCCGCAACGCCATCCAGTCGGTCCACATGCATGCCATCGAAACCGTCGCAGGCATGGACTTCGAGGCAGTCGCCGACGGCACTCGCCGTGACGACCGGGTCCCCTCGGTGTCCCGGGCGCAGGCCCAGAGTCTCGAAGACCGTCGCGGCGTCGACTACATCGCGCCGCTGTCTGGCTTTGGCCGCGGCGCCGTCGATCGGCTCGTCGACGCGACGTTCGACGTGACGGTCGGTCCGAGCGAGGAGATCTCCCGCTCGGACTACGAAGCCGAGCTGCGGGCGCTACTGGCCGAGAAAGAGGGAGAGGCGGCCATCAGCGACGTGTTCCCGGATCACGAGCAGACGTACGTCACCGACGTGCGGACGGCCGGGGACGAATAG
- a CDS encoding oxidoreductase, with product MPNDKWTAAQMPDLSDRTVVVTGANSGIGAAATREFARKGAHVVMACRSTDRGEEARAAIESEVPEASLSVRECDLGDRSSIRAFAEKFRDRHDALDVLCNNAGVMAIPYRETTDGIERQFGVNHLGHFALTGYLLHSLREADGQARVVTQSSGLHERGDIDVERVRRRAQRDGQPDDYDRWAAYGRSKLANVLFAYELDRRLDATGANVASTACHPGYAATNLQTRGAEMTGSTVKLWFQRAANRLLAQSADDGALPMLYAATAADVQGGEYIGPGGFMNMRGHPERQRSSDLSYDRELAAELWGASEELTGVTYDLERPATTS from the coding sequence ATGCCGAACGACAAGTGGACGGCCGCGCAGATGCCCGATCTTTCGGATCGGACCGTCGTCGTCACCGGCGCAAACAGCGGAATCGGCGCGGCGGCGACCCGCGAGTTCGCCCGAAAGGGCGCCCACGTCGTGATGGCCTGCCGGAGCACGGACCGCGGGGAGGAGGCCAGAGCGGCGATCGAATCCGAGGTGCCCGAGGCCTCGCTGTCGGTGCGCGAGTGCGATCTGGGCGACCGTTCCTCGATCCGGGCGTTCGCCGAGAAATTTCGGGACCGTCACGACGCGCTCGACGTGCTGTGTAACAACGCCGGCGTGATGGCAATTCCCTACCGGGAGACGACCGACGGAATCGAGCGCCAGTTCGGCGTCAACCATCTCGGACACTTCGCGCTGACGGGCTACCTGCTGCACTCGCTGCGGGAAGCCGACGGGCAGGCGCGCGTTGTCACCCAGAGCAGCGGTCTCCACGAGCGCGGCGACATCGATGTCGAACGCGTGCGGCGGCGCGCACAGCGCGACGGCCAGCCGGACGACTACGACCGCTGGGCAGCCTACGGCCGGAGCAAGTTGGCGAACGTGCTCTTTGCCTACGAACTCGACCGGCGGTTAGACGCCACCGGCGCGAACGTAGCGAGCACAGCGTGTCACCCCGGCTACGCCGCCACGAACTTACAGACCCGCGGTGCCGAGATGACCGGTTCGACAGTCAAGCTCTGGTTCCAGCGGGCGGCCAACCGCCTGCTCGCTCAGAGCGCCGACGACGGCGCCCTGCCGATGCTGTACGCCGCGACGGCGGCCGACGTGCAGGGCGGCGAGTACATCGGCCCCGGAGGCTTCATGAACATGCGCGGCCACCCCGAGCGCCAGCGCTCCAGCGATCTGTCCTACGACCGCGAGTTGGCTGCCGAGCTGTGGGGTGCATCCGAGGAGCTGACCGGCGTCACCTACGATCTCGAACGCCCGGCGACGACATCGTAG
- a CDS encoding radical SAM protein yields the protein MISKGCEQCANGGKMVLFVYGYCDQRDCFYCPLGENRKNVTDVYANERKVESDEDVIAEAERMDALGTSITGGEPQEALDRTCHYLELLKDEYGEDHHTHLYTGITGGRENMRRLSEAGLDEIRFHPPFEQWGDLHGTEWEDILYIAREEGLTPAFEIPGIRAEEEFLEFLDEGAADFCNINEFEMSDGNYRRMQEQGFELKDGHMSAVEGSREEILDVMGDHERVYFCTSVFKDAAQHRRRLKRMARNIRREFDDVTDDGTLVYGKTWVTERRLDELGVPEEFYTVKSDHVELAWWLLEEMVEDGDVSEGEIVEQYPTVDGTVVERTPLA from the coding sequence ATGATCTCGAAGGGCTGCGAGCAGTGCGCCAACGGGGGGAAGATGGTGCTGTTCGTCTACGGCTACTGCGACCAGCGCGACTGCTTTTACTGCCCGCTCGGCGAGAACCGCAAGAACGTCACCGACGTGTACGCCAACGAGCGTAAGGTCGAGTCCGACGAGGACGTCATCGCCGAGGCTGAGCGAATGGACGCGCTGGGTACCTCGATCACCGGCGGCGAGCCACAGGAAGCGCTGGATCGGACCTGCCACTATCTCGAACTACTCAAAGACGAGTACGGCGAGGACCACCACACCCACCTCTACACCGGCATCACTGGCGGGCGCGAGAACATGCGCCGCCTCTCGGAGGCCGGCCTCGACGAGATTCGCTTCCACCCGCCGTTCGAGCAGTGGGGCGATCTCCACGGCACCGAGTGGGAGGACATCCTCTACATCGCCCGCGAAGAAGGCCTCACACCCGCGTTCGAGATTCCTGGCATCCGCGCCGAGGAGGAGTTCCTCGAATTCCTCGACGAGGGCGCCGCCGACTTCTGTAACATCAACGAGTTCGAGATGAGCGACGGCAACTACCGCCGGATGCAAGAGCAGGGTTTCGAACTCAAAGACGGCCACATGAGCGCTGTCGAGGGCTCGCGCGAGGAAATTCTCGACGTGATGGGCGACCACGAGCGCGTCTACTTCTGTACGAGCGTGTTCAAAGACGCCGCCCAGCACCGCCGCCGGCTCAAGCGCATGGCTCGGAATATCCGCCGGGAGTTCGACGACGTTACCGACGACGGCACGCTCGTCTACGGCAAGACGTGGGTCACGGAGCGGCGTCTCGACGAACTCGGCGTCCCCGAGGAGTTCTACACCGTCAAGTCCGACCACGTCGAGCTTGCGTGGTGGCTTCTCGAAGAGATGGTCGAGGACGGCGACGTGTCCGAGGGCGAGATCGTCGAGCAGTACCCGACGGTTGACGGCACGGTTGTCGAGCGGACGCCGCTGGCGTAG